The proteins below come from a single Corylus avellana chromosome ca3, CavTom2PMs-1.0 genomic window:
- the LOC132174081 gene encoding pyruvate kinase, cytosolic isozyme-like produces the protein MEKILRVNNLGGERRPKTKIVCTLGPESRSVDMLERLLRAGMNVARFNFSHGTHDYHQVTLDNLRAAMNNTGILCAVMLDTKGPEIRTGFLKDTKPIQLQQGQEITITTDYSIKGDENMISMSYPKLAEDLKPQSVILCADGTISLTVLDCDKERGLVRCRCENSALLGEKKNVNLPGVIVDLPTLTGKDKEDILEWGVPNKIDMIALSFVRKGSDLVEVRQLLGPHAKNILLMSKVENQEGVANFDDILANSDAFMVARGDLGMEIPIEKIFIAQKAMILKANMQGKPVVTATQMLESMTKSPRPTRAEATDVANAVLDGTDCVMLSGETAAGAYPEIAVQTMSRICTEAEDFIDYGHLFKRIMKTAPIPMSPLESLASSAVSTAHCIKAALILVLTRGGSTAKLVAKYRPSMPILSVVVPEIRTDSFDWSCSDEAPARHSLIYRGLVPLLSTSSARASHAESTKETVELALQHAKAKQLCKPGDSVVVLHKVDSAAVIKILTVG, from the exons ATGGAGAAGATTCTGAGAGTTAACAATCTTGGCGGGGAGAGGAGGCCAAAGACAAAGATAGTGTGCACGTTAGGACCTGAATCTCGGTCGGTGGACATGTTAGAGAGGCTTCTAAGGGCAGGGATGAACGTCGCTCGCTTCAACTTTTCCCACGGCACTCATGATTACCACCAAGTGACCCTCGATAATCTCAGGGCTGCCATGAACAACACCGGCATTCTTTGTGCTGTCATGTTGGATACTAAG ggtCCTGAGATTCGAACTGGGTTTTTGAAAGACACAAAACCCATACAGCTTCAACAGGGTCAAGAGATTACCATCACCACTGACTATAGCATTAAAGGAGATGAGAATATGATAAGTATGAGCTACCCAAAGTTGGCTGAGGATTTAAAGCCACAAAGTGTTATTTTGTGTGCTGATGGGACAATTTCTCTTACTGTTCTGGATTGTGACAAGGAACGGGGTTTGGTTCGTTGTCGTTGTGAAAACTCTGCACTACTTGGTGAGAAGAAGAATGTCAATCTTCCTGGAGTTATTGTCGATCTCCCAACCTTAACTGGTAAGGACAAAGAGGATATTTTGGAATGGGGAGTTCCAAATAAGATTGACatgattgctctctcttttGTTCGCAAAGGTTCTGACCTTGTGGAGGTCAGGCAACTGTTAGGACCACATGCAAAGAACATCCTTCTCATGTCAAAG GTGGAGAATCAAGAAGGTGTTGCTAATTTCGATGATATTCTGGCAAACTCAGATGCATTTATGGTGGCAAGGGGTGACCTAGGAATGGAAATTCCCATTGAAAAGATATTTATAGCTCAGAAAGCGATGATACTGAAGGCCAACATGCAAGGAAAACCAGTGGTAACTGCCACTCAGATGTTGGAGTCCATGACCAAATCTCCCCGACCTACTCGAGCTGAAGCCACTGATGTTGCTAATGCAGTTCTTGATGGCACTGACTGTGTCATGCTTAGTGGAGAAACTGCTGCTGGGGCCTACCCTGAAATTGCTGTTCAAACCATGTCAAGAATTTGCACAGAGGCAGAGGATTTTATAGACTATGGACatctttttaaaagaataatgaaaacTGCACCAATCCCTATGAGCCCATTGGAGAGCTTGGCCTCTTCAGCTGTGAGCACAGCCCATTGCATTAAAGCAGCTCTAATTTTGGTCCTAACCAGAGGAGGAAGCACTGCGAAGCTAGTGGCTAAGTACAGGCCAAGCATGCCAATTTTGTCGGTGGTGGTTCCAGAGATAAGAACAGATTCTTTTGATTGGTCATGCAGTGATGAAGCTCCGGCAAGGCATAGCCTTATTTATCGGGGTTTGGTTCCTCTTTTGAGCACAAGTTCTGCAAGAGCTTCTCATGCAGAGTCAACCAAAGAGACCGTAGAGTTGGCCCTCCAACATGCAAAGGCCAAGCAACTTTGCAAGCCTGGAGACTCGGTCGTGGTATTGCATAAGGTTGACTCTGCTGCTGTCATCAAAATCTTGACTGTTGGTTGA